The Faecalibacterium sp. I3-3-33 DNA window AAAGCTGACCGCACAGGTCACTGCTGCGCTGGGCGATGGCGCAAAGCTGGAGGATGTGGACGCAGCCGAGCCTTTCTATATCGAGGCCGACAGCCCCGCCATCCGCGCCTGCATCGACACCTACAACGAGGTGACCGGCGAGAATGCCACCCCCTTTACCATGGGCGGCGGCACCTATGCCCGCCACTTCCCCTATGCCGTCAGCTTCGGCCCGGAGCATGAGGATGTGAAGCTGCCGGAGTTCGGCGGCCCGATGCACGGTGCCAACGAGGCTGCCCCCATCGACAAGCTGCTGGAGGCCGTCAAGATCTACATTCTGGCGCTGCTGCGGCTGGAAGAGATCGACTTCTGAGGTACGGCATGAACGTGCTTGTCATTGACGGGCAGGGCGGGGGACTGGGGCGCCAGCTGGTGGCCGCCCTCAGTGCCCAGTGCCCGGACATCCGGCTGGTGGCCGTGGGCACCAACAGTGTCGCCGCGCAGGCCATGCACAAGGCCGGTGCGCAGCGCGCCGCTACCGGCGAGAACGCTGTGGTGGTGAACTGCCGCAATGCGGATATCATCGTGGGGCCCATCGGCATCGTTATTGCAGACGCGCTGCTGGGGGAGATCACGCCCGCCATGGCCACGGCAGTGTGCCAGAGCAGCGCCACCCGGGTGCTGATCCCGGTGAACCACTGCGAAAACTATATCGTCGGCGTGCCCGACCAGCCCATCGGCAGCCTTGTAGCTGCCGCCGTGCAGAAGGTGAAAGCCCTCTGCGCCGGGGAAGGTTGCTGAAAGGTGCTGCTTTTGCAGACCTTGTGCACAGGGCAGGCAAGACCATCCAAAATGGCCGCCGCGTGTGCTCTGGCCATATTCAGCGGAAGAATATTTTGAATTTCGGGGGACAGGAAAGTCTGCGGAGCTTGTCAGGGCGAAGCCCTTCCATCTGCTTGCGCAGACCGCTTTGCCGCTTAAAAGCCCCACTGGGGCTTTCATTGCTGCGCAAACGCGGACTTTCCTGTCCCCCATTTTCACAAGAGGGGTCGTAACAAAACAGGCGGCTGTACAAAATGCTGTACAGCCGCCTGTTTAGTTTATTCAGCGCATATTGCTGGTACGGTGCTCCATCAGATAGGTAGCCTGCAGGTCTGCGATGTGCAGTTTGACCGCCAGCGGGTACTTGTCGTAGGCTTCCGAAATGGCAAAACAGCCGCCTCGGGCCGCATCGTCAAAGCCGCCCATGTGCCAGCGGATGGCAACCGCTTCCTCCACCTTCAGCTTCATGAACCGCTCGATGAGGAACACGCTCTTTTCGCCGTGACCGTAGGGAAACAGGTCGTCCACACTGTAAAAGGGCGCTTTCTCCCACTGCCCGGTGGCTTCGTTCTTCACGTTGCGGGTGCCCAGCTTGTAGTAGTTAGCCTTGCACAGATCGTGCAGCAGGGCACAGATAGCGTAGCTTTCCTCGCTTTCGCCCTCGGTGAAAAAGCTGTCGTGCAGCGCGTGGTAGACGTTCAGACTGTGCATACACAGCCCGCCCTCACAGGCTCCGTGAAAACGGGTGGACGCCGGTGCGGTGAAAAAATCCGTCTTTTTGTCCAGCCAGTCCAGCAGCTTTTCACTGCCCGGGCGGGTGACGTGCTGCTGCCAGACCTCCAGAAACTCTGCGCGGTCGCCCCCGCTCACAGCTCCATGTCCTCCAGAATGCCCTTGAGGATGGCCAGCTCGTCGTGGCTCAGGGAGATACCCTTGCCCATGCGGGTGCCGTCCGGGGACCAGTCGCGGATGTCGTACTTGGGCTCGCCGTCATTCCAGCTGATAAGGTTCAGCTGACGCTCCCAGCCGCGGGGACGCTGGCTCAGCACGGCTACACGCTGGACAACTTCGTATTTGATCTCTGCCATATTGCAAAACCTGCCTTTATGTTTGTATGCTACCATAATAAGGGAAGTACGGCGAGATTTCAACAGGTAAACTGAAATATTTCAAAAAATTTTTATGACATTCAGCCGTAAGGGGCGTCCTCGCGCCATTCCACCAGCTCCAAAACAGCGGCAGTGTCCTCGTCCGGGGCGGGGTGACGGCTGTGCAGCTTCTGCTTTGTGCTGAACAGCTCGGGCGCGTAGTGCGCCATCACGCTGGTCTGCACGTCCCCGGCCAGAAAGGCGGCGGCATTCTTCTGACGGCAGGCCATGGGGGTGCCGTCTGTCATGGGGACGCCGGGCTTTTCCGGCTGCGGCAGCTCCGGCGGGGGCAGCTGGGTGCCGGGCGTGTCCGGCGCAGCAGGGGGCTGCAGGGGCATCCTGCCCAGCGGCGGGGCATTGCGGGTGCTGTTTGCCTGCGGGGCGGCAGCGGTGCCGGGCTGGTTTTCCAGTTCGTGGCGGATGAAGGGCTCCAGAGAATTCATCAAAATTCACCTCCGCCTCTAGTGTGCCCCGTCGGCGGCGTTTTACACCCGCAGCTCTACGGTGGAGCCGCCGGTGCGGGCCTTGTGCACCACCACCTGCCGGTCGATGCGGTCCTTGAGCGCCCCCACATGGGAGATGATGCCCACCAGCCGGTCGCCCTCGGTCAGGCCGGAGAGCACCCGGATGGCAAGCTCCAACGATTCCTCGTCCAAAGAGCCGAAGCCCTCGTCCAGAAACAAAGTATCCAGCCGGATACCGCCGGCGCTGCTCTGCACCTCGTCCGAAAGGCCCAGCGCCAGCGCCAGCGAAGCCTTGAAGCTCTCGCCGCCGGAAAGGGTCTTTACGCTGCGGCGGGTGCCGTTGTAGTGGTCGATGACGCCAAGGTCCAGCCCGGACTGGCTGCGCTGGTTCTCTGCGCCGATGCGCTCCAGCTCGTACTGCCCGGCGGTCATCTGCATCAGGCGGGTGTTGGCGTAGCGCAAAATGCGGTCCAGATAGTTCATTTGGATGTAGGCTTCCAGCTTGATTTTTTGCTTGCTGGTCAGGGTGCCGCCCGCCGTGGCGGCCAGTGCGCTGACCCATTGCCACCGGCTTTCCAGCGCCTGCCGCGCCTCGGCGGCAGCGCGGTACTGTGCCGCCGTTTTGCGGTTGGGCAGCAACTGTGCCGAAAGCTGCTTTTCCCGGCTGCGCAAAGCCTCACGCGCGGCGGTCAGCGCGGTCTGCTGTGCGGTAAGCTCCTCGGCGCTGCGGGCGGGCAGTTCCTTTTGGGCAGCGGTCTGCTGTGCGGTCAGCGCCTCCACAGCAGCTTCAGCGGCGGCAACGCTCTGCTCGGCCTGTTTCAGCTTGCGCTGCGCCGTCTCCATACCGGTGCGCAGGGTGCGGCGGTCGGCTTCCAGCTTGTCCAGTGCCGCCTGTGCGTCCGCGCGCCGGGGGTAGGGCAGAGCGGCGCGCCGCTCTGCGATTTGACTCTCCAGCGCGTCTGCACTTGCATTCTGGGCGGCGGCGCTGCGGTCGGCCTCGGCAGCGGCCTGCTCCAGCGCCGGGCGCTGGCGGGTCTTGGCCTGCCGGTCGGCTTCCAGCTGCGCCTTGCGGCGGCAGTTGGCCTCAGCCTGTCGGCACTGTGCGGCACAGTCTGCCTGTTCCGTCTGCAAGGCGGCGGCTTCCTCGGCCAGAACGTTGGTCATCAGGGCAAAGGTGAGGGGGACGGTGCCCTCCGGGGCGGTAAAGCGCTCCGGCAGCAGGGTCTCGGCATCCCGCCGGAGGGAAGTTTTGGCTTCGTTGACAGCAGCCAGTGCGCTCTGGGCGGCAGCGCTGGCAGTCTGTGCCTGCCGGTCAGCTTCCGCAGCGGCCTGCCGTGCGGCTTCCACCTGTGCCTGCGTGGGCGCGGTATGGGGCAGCAGGGCGCGGGCAGGGTGATGGGTACTGCCGCACACCGGGCAGGGGACGCCCTCGACAAGGCTTTCGGCCAGCAGCCCGGCCTGTGCGTCCAGAAATGCCCGTTCCAGCGCGTCCCGCCGGGCGCGGGCTTCGTCCTGTGCGGCGGCAGCGGCGCGGTAATTCTCCTGCGCCTTGTGGGCGCGTTTTGCCCGTCGCTGGCATTCCGTAAGGCGCTGCTCCAGCTTTGTCAGTGCTTCGCCGCGCTGTGTCAACTGGGCGCTGCGGTTTTGCAGCGCCAACAGCCGGGTGTCCGCGTCTGCCAGTGCGGCAAGTTCGGCTTCGGCGGCGGCAAGGGCAGCGTTCAGGTTATCCAGCTGGGTGCGCCGCTTTTGCGCCTGTGCCGCCGCCAGCCGGGCGGCGTCCCGCGCTTCGGTCTGCTGGCGGCAGACCGCGTCCAGCGCATCATAGGCCGCAAGGGCACTCTGCGCCTGCGTTACCTGTGCGGTCAGGGCATCCAGCTGCGCGGCATCCCCGGCGTGACGGTCGGCCTCGGCACGGGCAGCATCCAGTGCGGGCTTTGCGGCGGCAAGCTCAGCCTGCCGGGCAGCCAGCTGCTGCGCCAGCCGCTGCACCTGTGCGGCGGCACCCAGCTGCTGCTGTACTTTGTTCAGCTGGGCTTCGGTGATGTGCAGGGCGGTGCCGGCTTTCTCCAGTGCCGCAGCCTGCCGTGCGGTCAGGGCGTCCAGCAAGGTAAGCGCCGTTTCCGGTACAGTCTGGGCGCACAGGGCGCGCAGCGCCTCGGCATCCGGGTCCTCCGGGCTGAATTGCAGCCCACCCAGCAGGCTGTCCAGCTTGGCGTTCTGGGCGGTGCGCTGCTGGTTCAGCGCGGATGCTTCGGCTTGTAAGCGCTCCTGCAGCTGGGCGTAGCGCTGGGTGCGGAACAGCTTGCGGAAGATGCGGCTGCGCTCCTCGGTAGAGGCATTGAGCAGCTTTGTGAACTGCCCCTGCGCGATGAGTACGATCTGGGAAAACTGGTTATAGTCCAGCCCGATGATCTCCTGCACGGCGGCGGTCACGTCTTTGGCTTTGGTCACCGGCGGACGGCCGTCCGGGTAGGTCAGGGTGGCATCCGCCTTTTCGGTGGTCATGCCCTCGCCCCGGGCCTTGGGACGCTGATACTCCGGGTTGCGGCGCACCGTGTAGCGCACGCCGTGCACCTCAAATTCCAGCTCCACAAAGGTGGGGGTCTTGTCGTCCGCGTACTTGCAGCGCAGCATGGAGCCTTCCCGGATGCCGCTGCTGGAATGATCGTACAGCGCGTAGGTGATGGCATCAAAAAGGGTAGTCTTGCCCGCGCCGGTGTCGCCGGTAATGAGGTACAGCCCGCCCTTGCCCAGCTTTTCAAGGTCAAGGGTAGTCTGGGCGGCATAGGGGCCAAAGGCCGAAAGGGTCAGTCGCAGCGGTCTCATACAGTGTCGCCCTCCTTCCAGATCTCCTCGATCAGTTCTTGGCAGAATGCCGTCTGCTCGGCGGTCAGGGGCTGGTTGTTTTGCAGCTGGTAAAAGGCTGCCAGATGTTCCAGCGGGGAGATGCTCTCGGTGCGCTCCGGGGCGCAGATCTCCTGCTGCTGGCGGGTGCGCTGGTTGTCGTAGTCCAGCTGCATCAGGTTGGGGTAGATGACCCGCAGCCGCGCCAGCGCGTCCGGTACATCCTGCTCGTCGGTCAGGGTGATGTGCAGGTAATCGTCCACGGCGGTGCCCTCGTAGCGGCGGCGGTCGGTCAGTTCCATGTAGCTGCCGCGCAGCCCGCGCAGATCGTGCCGGGGGGTCAGGGGCGCGGTGGTGATGTGCACCTCGCCCTTTGCGCCCAGCTCCACAAAGGTGGCGCTTTTGCGCTGCCCCACTTCCGAAAAGGAATATTTCAGCGGCGTGCCGCAGTAGCGCAAGGTCTCTCGCCCCACCTTTTGCGGGCTGTGCAGATGCCCCAGCGCCACATAGTCAAAGGCATCGAACAGGGCGGCGTCCACGCTATCCACCCCGCCCACCGAGGGTTCCTCGCTCTCGCAGGCGGCAGCACCCGCCACAAACTGGTGCGCCACCAGCACGCTGCGGTGGCCGGGGTCCGGGGTGCAGTGCCGCAGCACGCAGGCAAGGGCGTCGTTGTAGCTCTCAATAGGCTCGTCCGGCCAGACATGCCGCACCATGGCGGGCTTCAAAAAGGGCAGTAAGTACACATCCACCGTGCCGTGTGCATCCTGCAGGGGGATGGGCTGCGGCGCACCGGTGAACACCGGGCTGACGTAGACCCGGCTGTCAGCCAGCAGGGCCGAGCCAAAGGCCACTCGGTCGGCAGAATCGTGGTTGCCGCTGATGGCGAACACCGGCAGCTTCCGCGCCGCCAGTTGGGTAAGGAACCAGTCCAGCAGCCGCACCGCTTCGGCAGGGGGAACGGGCTTGTCGTAAAGGTCGCCGGCCAGCAGCACGCCGTCCACAGGGGTCTCATCCAGCATGGCTAGAATTTGTTCCAGAATATACCGCTGATCTTCCAGCATGGAAAACTCGCACACCCGCTTGCCCAGATGCAGGTCGGATAAATGCAGAAAACGCAAACAGGAACACCGCCTTTCAAAAAACGCTTTGTCCTATTATAACGCAGCCGCCGCTGCACGCGCAACCAAGGAGAACAGAAAAACGGACAACTGCTGTTTGCCGTTGCGACCCCTTCTGTGAAAATGGGACACCGGAGCGTCCGCAGACGCTCCGGTGTCCCAAAATTTAAAATGATTTTTCCGCTGAATATGGCCAAAGCGCACGCGGAGGCCATTCCAAATCGTTTTACGGTCTGCGTATATCAGAACATTTTCTCCCAAGTAGCGTAGCCCACGCTGCCGTCTGCCGTCAGGCCGTTGCGGCGTTGGAACCGCTGCACGGCGGCAGCGGTGGCTGCACCGTATCTGCCGTCATCCTTCAGCCGCTCGCCCAGAGAGTTGAGCTTTTGCTGCACCAGCCGCACTGTGCCGCCGGAATCGCCGGTGTGCAGCACAATGCCGGGGTAGGGCACCTTCAGCCCGTGCTTTGCGGTGTAGCGGGTGTAGAGCACGTTCCATGTGTTCTGTCCCACCTTGCCGTCCATGTTCATTTTGTTCTTCAGCTGGAACTCCTGCACGGCACGCTGGGTGCCGACGCCGAACTTGCCGTCCGCCTTCAGCTCGTCATACCATGTGCACGCATCACGCACGCCGTTGAGCCATGTCTGAACAAGTGCCACGTCCGGCCCGGAGGAGCCGCGCTGGAGCAGGGAATAATAACCGGGAATCGCCATAGAGGGATCCCTCCTTTCCCTCCATGCTATGCTCCGGCGGGGTGCGGCGTCACCCTGCCAGCAGCACCGTCTGCCGCCGGGCGGTCAGCCGGTGCGCCCAGTCCACCAGCCGGAACCGTAGGATGTACTGCCCGCAGACAAGGTCGTTTTCGGCAGGCAGAGCGTAGCCGCCCTGCGCAAAGCTGCACAGCCCCGGGTACAGCACACACCACCAGTTGCGTCCGCTACCGCTGCCAATATCAATGCGCACGGCATCGTACCGCCCGGCGGGCAGCTGACCGGTGGGGTAGCGCCGGGCAGGGAAGTACATATTTACAAGGTACACCCGCACTGGCGCATGGATGCCCTGTGCCGCCAGTGCACGCTGCGCCGACAGCTGAAACTGCAAAAGCTGCCCTGCTGCCCATGCCCGTGCCTCCGGTGCGCTCTGCGCCGGGCACTGCTGCATCACGGCAAGCACCGCGTCCCGCACCCGGAGCTTGGCGCTCTGGTCGGTTACAGCGTTGCTGGCTGCCCGGATGTGCAGCCGCAGGGTGTCGGCGCACAGCGCAGCCCCTGCATCCAGCTGAGTGCGCCCCCAGCATAGCCCCTGCAAAGCGCCGCACAGCGCAAAGCCCGCTAGCAAGCTGGCGCACAGCAGTCGCATCTGCCGGACGGGAAGCGGTTTTGAAAAACAGCGAAGCATAAAAAACAGACCCCTCTTCTGGAAATGATAACCAGAGAATGGGTCTGTTGCAGCGGGGTTATACAAAAAACTTTCCGTCATTACTGCACAATGACGGAGAGGAAGTTCATTTTAGTTCTTCAAAGACTGCATGGGTGCGGGCAGGCGGCCGCCGCGGTTGATGAACACCGAGGGGTCGTGGCTGTTCACCGGCATGATGGGACCGTAGCCCAGCAGACCGCCGAAGTCCAGCACCTCACCGGCCTTGCGGCCGATGGCAGGGATGACGCGCACGGCGGTGGTCTTGCTGTTCACCATACCAATGGCAGCCTCGTCCGCGATCAGGGCGCTGATGACGGCAGGGGTGGTGTCGCCGGGGATGATGACCATGTCGATGCCCACAGAGCAGACGGCGGTCATGGCTTCCAGCTTTTCAATCGTCAGGCAGCCGATCTCGGCAGCGTGGATCATACCGGCATCCTCACTGACCGGGATAAAGGCACCGGACAGGCCGCCGACGTGGTTGGAGGCCATCACACCGCCCTTCTTCACGGCATCGTTCAGCAGGGCAAGGCAGGCGGTGGTGCCGCAGCAGCCACAGGTCTCCAGACCCATCTCTTCCAGAATGTTGGCCACGCTGTCGCCGATGGCAGGGGTGGGAGCCAGCGAAAGGTCGATGATACCGGCGGGCACGCCCAGTGCCTTGGAGGCAAGGTTTGCCACCAGCTGACCTACGCGGGTGATCTTGAAGGCGGTGCGCTTTACAAGTTCTGCCACCTCGTCAATGGGGGCGTCCTTGGGCAGGCGTGCCAGCGCGGCGCGTACAGCGCCCGGGCCGGAAACGCCCACATGGATCTCGCAGTCCGGCTCGCCGGGGCCGTGGAAGGCACCGGCCATGAAGGGGTTATCCTCCGGGGCGTTGCAGAACACCACCAGCTTGGCAGCGCCGATGCACTGACGGTCGGCGGTCAGCTCGCTGGCCTTCTTCACGGCCTCGCCCATCAGCTTGATGGCGTCCATGTTCAGACCGGCCTTGGTGGCGCCGATGTTCACCGAGCTGCACACGATGTCGGTCTCGGCCAGTGCGCGGGGGATGGACTCGATCAGGCGGCGGTCACCGGCAGAAAAGCCCTTGTGCACCAGTGCGCTGTAACCACCCACAAAGTTCACGCCCACCTTTTTGCCGGCAGCGTCCAGCGTCTTTGCAAAGTCCACGGGGTCTGCCTCCGGGCAGGCACCCAGCAGCATGGCAATGGGGGTAACGCTGATGCGCTTGTTGATGATGGGGATACCGTACTCGGCACTGATGTGCTCCACGGTGGAGACAAGGTTTGCGGCCTTGGTGGTGATTTTGTTGTAGATATTCTCGCAGGCCTTCTTGGGGTCCGGGTCGATGCAGTCCAGCAGGCTGATGCCCATGGTCACGGTGCGCACGTCCAGATTATCCTGCGTGAACATCTCGATGGTCTCCAGGATATCCCCGGTGTTAAACATACTCATAGCGGTTGCGGGCTCCTTTCCGGCTCAGATGGTGTGCATGGCGTCAAAAACTTCCTGACGGGTCACGTTGATCTGCATCCCCATCTCGGCGGCAAGCGCATCGGTGCGCTTGTGCAGCTGGTCGTGGTCAACATTGCAGTTGGAAAGGTCCACCAGCATGATCATGGCAAACATTCCCTGCAGGATGCTCTGGGTCACATCCTCGATGTTGATGTTCAGTTCGGTGCACAGACCGGCCACCTTTGCGACAACGCCCACGGTATCGTGTCCAATGACGGTAATGAAAGCTTTCATGGTTTCCACCCTCGTTTTCCTTATATTGATTGGTGCCGCAAAAGGCCCGGCACACGCTTACCCTTCCAGTATAGCAGATTTAGCAAATTTTGAACACACTTTTTGTAAAAAAGAGCAGAATACAGGGGCAAAAGACATTCTATATAAAAATCAAGTGCAATCTGCCGGGGCTTGTGCTATACTTATACTTAAGGCAACACCGCATAATTCCCGTCTTACGGCTTAAGCACCACTCCGGCGGCTGCGGTACGGCATCTGCGTTGCCAAAATGCTCGATAATACACAAAGTATTATCTGTGCTTTTGGCTTAGCAGCTGCCGCACCTCACTCGCCGTATCGGCACTTAGAATTATGCGGTATTGCCTTAATTTCCCGCGGATTTCCGTGTAGAGGGTTGATAAGGAGTATATGACAATGGAACAGCTTTTGAAGATTCTGGAAAACAACGCCCGTCTGCCCGTGGAGGACATTGCCACCATGCTGAACAAATCCCCCGCCGAGGTGGCGGCGATGATGGATCTTGCCCGGGCGCAGGGCATCATCAAGGGCTACAAGACCCTTGTGGACTGGGAAAAGGCCAAGGTGAACCGCGTGGAGGCGGTCATCGAGCTGAACGTCAGCCCCAAAAAGAGCCGCGGATTTGATGAGATCGCCGCCACCATCGCCGCCTTTGACGAGGTGGAGAGTGTGCTGCTGATGAGCGGCGGCTACGACCTGCAGCTGGTGATCAAGGGACAGACCTTCCAGGAGATCGCCCTGTTTGTGGCAAAGCGGCTTTCGCCGCTGGACGATGTGCTGTCCACCGCCACTCATTTTGTGCTGCGCACCTACAAAAAAGAGGGGCGGCTGTATCAGGA harbors:
- a CDS encoding hydrolase; the protein is MSGGDRAEFLEVWQQHVTRPGSEKLLDWLDKKTDFFTAPASTRFHGACEGGLCMHSLNVYHALHDSFFTEGESEESYAICALLHDLCKANYYKLGTRNVKNEATGQWEKAPFYSVDDLFPYGHGEKSVFLIERFMKLKVEEAVAIRWHMGGFDDAARGGCFAISEAYDKYPLAVKLHIADLQATYLMEHRTSNMR
- a CDS encoding PFL family protein; protein product: MFNTGDILETIEMFTQDNLDVRTVTMGISLLDCIDPDPKKACENIYNKITTKAANLVSTVEHISAEYGIPIINKRISVTPIAMLLGACPEADPVDFAKTLDAAGKKVGVNFVGGYSALVHKGFSAGDRRLIESIPRALAETDIVCSSVNIGATKAGLNMDAIKLMGEAVKKASELTADRQCIGAAKLVVFCNAPEDNPFMAGAFHGPGEPDCEIHVGVSGPGAVRAALARLPKDAPIDEVAELVKRTAFKITRVGQLVANLASKALGVPAGIIDLSLAPTPAIGDSVANILEEMGLETCGCCGTTACLALLNDAVKKGGVMASNHVGGLSGAFIPVSEDAGMIHAAEIGCLTIEKLEAMTAVCSVGIDMVIIPGDTTPAVISALIADEAAIGMVNSKTTAVRVIPAIGRKAGEVLDFGGLLGYGPIMPVNSHDPSVFINRGGRLPAPMQSLKN
- a CDS encoding ACT domain-containing protein produces the protein MKAFITVIGHDTVGVVAKVAGLCTELNINIEDVTQSILQGMFAMIMLVDLSNCNVDHDQLHKRTDALAAEMGMQINVTRQEVFDAMHTI
- a CDS encoding stage II sporulation protein R, whose amino-acid sequence is MLRCFSKPLPVRQMRLLCASLLAGFALCGALQGLCWGRTQLDAGAALCADTLRLHIRAASNAVTDQSAKLRVRDAVLAVMQQCPAQSAPEARAWAAGQLLQFQLSAQRALAAQGIHAPVRVYLVNMYFPARRYPTGQLPAGRYDAVRIDIGSGSGRNWWCVLYPGLCSFAQGGYALPAENDLVCGQYILRFRLVDWAHRLTARRQTVLLAG
- a CDS encoding YdbC family protein; the encoded protein is MAEIKYEVVQRVAVLSQRPRGWERQLNLISWNDGEPKYDIRDWSPDGTRMGKGISLSHDELAILKGILEDMEL
- a CDS encoding AAA family ATPase, coding for MRPLRLTLSAFGPYAAQTTLDLEKLGKGGLYLITGDTGAGKTTLFDAITYALYDHSSSGIREGSMLRCKYADDKTPTFVELEFEVHGVRYTVRRNPEYQRPKARGEGMTTEKADATLTYPDGRPPVTKAKDVTAAVQEIIGLDYNQFSQIVLIAQGQFTKLLNASTEERSRIFRKLFRTQRYAQLQERLQAEASALNQQRTAQNAKLDSLLGGLQFSPEDPDAEALRALCAQTVPETALTLLDALTARQAAALEKAGTALHITEAQLNKVQQQLGAAAQVQRLAQQLAARQAELAAAKPALDAARAEADRHAGDAAQLDALTAQVTQAQSALAAYDALDAVCRQQTEARDAARLAAAQAQKRRTQLDNLNAALAAAEAELAALADADTRLLALQNRSAQLTQRGEALTKLEQRLTECQRRAKRAHKAQENYRAAAAAQDEARARRDALERAFLDAQAGLLAESLVEGVPCPVCGSTHHPARALLPHTAPTQAQVEAARQAAAEADRQAQTASAAAQSALAAVNEAKTSLRRDAETLLPERFTAPEGTVPLTFALMTNVLAEEAAALQTEQADCAAQCRQAEANCRRKAQLEADRQAKTRQRPALEQAAAEADRSAAAQNASADALESQIAERRAALPYPRRADAQAALDKLEADRRTLRTGMETAQRKLKQAEQSVAAAEAAVEALTAQQTAAQKELPARSAEELTAQQTALTAAREALRSREKQLSAQLLPNRKTAAQYRAAAEARQALESRWQWVSALAATAGGTLTSKQKIKLEAYIQMNYLDRILRYANTRLMQMTAGQYELERIGAENQRSQSGLDLGVIDHYNGTRRSVKTLSGGESFKASLALALGLSDEVQSSAGGIRLDTLFLDEGFGSLDEESLELAIRVLSGLTEGDRLVGIISHVGALKDRIDRQVVVHKARTGGSTVELRV
- a CDS encoding DUF3842 family protein codes for the protein MNVLVIDGQGGGLGRQLVAALSAQCPDIRLVAVGTNSVAAQAMHKAGAQRAATGENAVVVNCRNADIIVGPIGIVIADALLGEITPAMATAVCQSSATRVLIPVNHCENYIVGVPDQPIGSLVAAAVQKVKALCAGEGC
- a CDS encoding Lrp/AsnC family transcriptional regulator translates to MEQLLKILENNARLPVEDIATMLNKSPAEVAAMMDLARAQGIIKGYKTLVDWEKAKVNRVEAVIELNVSPKKSRGFDEIAATIAAFDEVESVLLMSGGYDLQLVIKGQTFQEIALFVAKRLSPLDDVLSTATHFVLRTYKKEGRLYQDEEIDERECTVL
- a CDS encoding exonuclease SbcCD subunit D yields the protein MRFLHLSDLHLGKRVCEFSMLEDQRYILEQILAMLDETPVDGVLLAGDLYDKPVPPAEAVRLLDWFLTQLAARKLPVFAISGNHDSADRVAFGSALLADSRVYVSPVFTGAPQPIPLQDAHGTVDVYLLPFLKPAMVRHVWPDEPIESYNDALACVLRHCTPDPGHRSVLVAHQFVAGAAACESEEPSVGGVDSVDAALFDAFDYVALGHLHSPQKVGRETLRYCGTPLKYSFSEVGQRKSATFVELGAKGEVHITTAPLTPRHDLRGLRGSYMELTDRRRYEGTAVDDYLHITLTDEQDVPDALARLRVIYPNLMQLDYDNQRTRQQQEICAPERTESISPLEHLAAFYQLQNNQPLTAEQTAFCQELIEEIWKEGDTV
- a CDS encoding peptidoglycan-binding domain-containing protein, whose product is MAIPGYYSLLQRGSSGPDVALVQTWLNGVRDACTWYDELKADGKFGVGTQRAVQEFQLKNKMNMDGKVGQNTWNVLYTRYTAKHGLKVPYPGIVLHTGDSGGTVRLVQQKLNSLGERLKDDGRYGAATAAAVQRFQRRNGLTADGSVGYATWEKMF